The Phycisphaerae bacterium nucleotide sequence ACCATCGCTGCCGCTGATCGGTGCCGTGCCACGATGCCTCATGCGGCGTGCTGCGCTATTCCCATCGCCGGCTCCATCTCGTCCAGGCGTCGAGTCAGAGCCTCCACGATGGGCTTCAGCGGCCCCTGCAGAAGCCGATCGTACTCGCTCACGATGTGGTCGAACGAGACCTGGGTGTAATGGACCAGGGCCTCCTTGGGCAACCTGTGACCCATGAGGTACTTGCGTGTGTAGGTCGAGAACCGAAGCGCGCGGGTCGAGGATCGCCGCGTGCCCAGTCTCAGAGCGCCTCACGAAAAGACGTGGCTTGAACGCCTTTGCCGGTTTCCGACAGGGTGTTCACGGGAGAAACCACCATGTGTGCATCGGAAAACACAGTTGAACATCCGAAGAGGTATGTCCTCGTCGGACGGGTCAGCACCAAGGAGCAGCTGGGGGCGCCGATTGACGACCAGCTGGAGCACTTGCGCGCCTACGTGAAGGAGCATAGGGGCGTTGTCGTCGACGAGATTCGCGAGGAGGGAATTTCCGCGTCACGGGCGAACAGCAGGCGGCTGTGGAACGAGCTGGTCGAACGTCAGAAAGCCCGCCGCGATGTTGACGTGATTCTCTTCTTCGACTCGTCTCGGGTGAGTCGGGCGGGGGTGGACGAGGTCTCACGCATCAACCGAACGGTCAACGTGGCGGGCATGTCCATCCAGGAGTTGAACAATCCTATCGGTCGTAACCGGTTGTCCGGTCGATGGTTACGAACTCGGCAGGGGCCGCGGGGGGAAAGGGCGGGGAAAACCAACGTCCGGGAGAATCCCTTCGCCCGCGTTTCGCCGGTCCATTGGGTCCGAATCATTTGCGGACAGTGCCGTGCTCGATCCGGGACGATAACCAGAACTCCGCTTGGCTTGGATCAGCGGCAGACCGCTTCCACCCGCCGAGTGGCTCGGAATGACTCCCTGAAGGCCCGCGAAGTCCATCCCAAGCCCCAGCGGCGCGAATCCGCCCAGCACCACAGCTTATCCCCTGATAACTCCGATCGTGCTCGATTCTTCATTGTCCTACAGAGGTGCAGGCGGCGGGTACTGGACCCGCCGCGAGAAAAAACGGGTCTACGGGCCCGAAGGAGAACGTCACATGAGAACCAATCCCAACGTCATGAAGGTCGGCCGTCCTGCCCCCGTCGGCAGGCAAGTTCTGGTCCTGCTCCAGGTCTTGCTCCAGCCGTTCGTCGACGAGTCCCTCGAGCCGATCTACCGGCACCTTGAGCGGTGTAGCGAGGAGCAGTTCCGGCTGATCACTTCGAGTGCACGCCTCACCGAACTCGTCGTGGATCTGGCCCTCGAACTGAGGCGGGAGCTGCTGGGTTTGTTCCGCGGTGACGGCTTCCAGCTCGAGGCGGCGTGGTTCGAGCGGGAGTGGACCAACGTGCAGCGCCGACGGCACAAACATCGCATGAAACAGGTCATGAAGTTCCGACGCCGCCACCGGCGGTTCAAACGGCCGGTCGACCCCGAGCGACAGGAGTACAACCGCCAGTGGTACGAACGCCGCGGGAAGTTCCGGAAGCGTCACCCGCTGAGGGGGAGTCTGAGCGCGCAAAAACAATTCTGCCCGCACTGCGGCGCTTTGCTTCTTCGGTCTGCGGGCTGACGGTTCCCACACGCCATGGGCGGTGTGGTTCCTTTGTAGTCCATATCGATGCCGCAGTCCCGGCCGCGGACGGCCGGGGCGGCATCGAGTTATACCCTAGGAGGTGTCCAATGAGCGATCAACATCTGACGGTGTCCGAGTTGAGGGCGAGGTTCAACTATCGCGCCGCGATAGAGAAGATGGGCTTCCAACTGCCCGAGCCCGACGCCCACGGCCAGATGTGGATCAAATGCCCGATCCACACGTGGAAGCAGAAGGCCAAGCGGGGCCAGGTGATCGATGAGCGCCGCTGCTCGTTCGACCCACGAAGCGGCATGCTGTGGTGTCGCGCCTGTGGGTATCGGGCAGGCCTTCAGAAGTTCATGGTCGACTACCTGGGTATCTCGGGTATCCAGGCTTTCGAACTGCTGTGCAAGTACAGCGGCCTCGATTGGACCTACTGACTCGCGGTATCGTCCGGTACCGTCATCGAGCGACGTCACCCATCGGTGGTGACATGGATGGCTGCCGCGCGCGGCCAGGAGGCCAA carries:
- a CDS encoding recombinase family protein, whose protein sequence is MCASENTVEHPKRYVLVGRVSTKEQLGAPIDDQLEHLRAYVKEHRGVVVDEIREEGISASRANSRRLWNELVERQKARRDVDVILFFDSSRVSRAGVDEVSRINRTVNVAGMSIQELNNPIGRNRLSGRWLRTRQGPRGERAGKTNVRENPFARVSPVHWVRIICGQCRARSGTITRTPLGLDQRQTASTRRVARNDSLKAREVHPKPQRRESAQHHSLSPDNSDRARFFIVLQRCRRRVLDPPREKTGLRARRRTSHENQSQRHEGRPSCPRRQASSGPAPGLAPAVRRRVPRADLPAP